In a genomic window of Macaca nemestrina isolate mMacNem1 chromosome 18, mMacNem.hap1, whole genome shotgun sequence:
- the LOC105467773 gene encoding dexamethasone-induced protein isoform X1: protein MPPQLVGGTIWTGMVPQEEILPCLRGLPAPLKSFVPTERFLFGPRRVEKRLGLSAEVGKAPAPTEGGMHGASHDLICPQRHSDGLALASDYLQLRWKFTGTQPEFASPHFTPERTCFPHFTFREDTSNCGHTQKQLPAPFDVS from the exons ATGCCGCCGCAGCTGGTTGGGGGCACCATCTGGACGGGGATGGTTCCCCAGGAGGAGATCCTCCCCTGCCTCCGAGGCCT GCCTGCTCCCCTCAAAAGCTTCGTGCCAACAGAGAGGTTCCTATTTGGACCCAGGAGAGTAGAAAAGAGATTGGGACTGAGTGCTGAGGTTGGGAAGGCACCTGCTCCCACAGAAGGGGGAATGCACGGGGCGTCCCACGACCTCATCTGCCCGCAGCGTCACTCCGATGGCCTGGCCTTGGCTTCTGATTATTTGCAGCTGCGATGGAAGTTTACAGGAACCCAGCCAGAGTTCGCCTCCCCGCACTTCACCCCGGAGCGCACCTGCTTCCCCCACTTCACCTTCAGAGAGGACACTTCAAACTGCGGACACACGCAAAAGCAACTCCCAGCTCCGTTTGATGTGAGTTGA
- the LOC105467773 gene encoding dexamethasone-induced protein isoform X2, which translates to MLGARVAAHLDALGPLVPYVPPPLLPSMFYVGLFFVNVLILYYAFLMEYIVLNVGLVFLPEDMDQALVDLGVLSDPGSGLYDADSELDVFDGYLE; encoded by the coding sequence ATGCTCGGCGCCCGGGTCGCGGCCCACCTGGACGCACTGGGCCCCCTGGTCCCCTACgtgccgccgccgctgctgcccTCTATGTTCTACGTGGGCCTGTTCTTCGTCAATGTGCTGATCCTGTACTACGCCTTCCTTATGGAGTACATCGTCCTTAACGTGGGCCTTGTCTTCCTGCCCGAGGACATGGACCAGGCGCTCGTGGACCTCGGTGTACTCTCCGACCCCGGCTCGGGCCTTTACGATGCTGACTCGGAGCTCGACGTCTTTGATGGGTACTTGGAGTAG